A genomic window from Salvelinus namaycush isolate Seneca chromosome 5, SaNama_1.0, whole genome shotgun sequence includes:
- the LOC120047860 gene encoding SPARC-like, translating to MRVCIVFLLCLAGQVFTAAITEEEPIIDDVVEEAQPEVGANPVQVEIGDFDEAIDVEEEEEDIAENPCLNHHCKKGKVCEVDEENTPMCVCQDPTTCPAAVEEFEHVCATDNTTYDSSCHFFAQKCSLEGTKKGHKLHLDYIGPCKFIEACMDAELNEFPLRMRDWLKNVLVTLYERDEENNLLTEKQTLRVKKIYENEKRLQAGEHSLDLLAHDFDKNYNMYIFPVHWQFGQLDQHPVDGFLSHTELAPLRAPLIPMEHCTTRFFEQCDADNDKYIALEEWANCFSIKEQDVNKDLVI from the exons ATGAGGGTGTGTATCGTCTTCCTCCTGTGCCTAGCTGGCCAGGTGTTCACCGCTGCCATT ACCGAGGAGGAGCCCATCATTGATGATGTCGTTGAGGAG GCACAGCCAGAAGTGGGAGCCAACCCAGTGCAGGTAGAGATCGGAGACTTTGACGAGGCCATTGatgttgaggaggaggaagaggacatcGCTGAGA ATCCCTGTTTGAACCACCACTGCAAGAAGGGAAAAGTGTGTGAGGTGGATGAGGAGAATACCCCCATGTGTGTCTGCCAGGACCCCACTACCTGCCCTGCTGCCGTTGAAGAGTTTGAGCAT GTTTGCGCCACCGACAATACAACCTACGACTCTTCCTGCCACTTCTTTGCCCAGAAGTGCAGTCTGGAGGGAACCAAGAAGGGCCACAAGCTGCACCTAGACTACATCGGGCCATGCAAAT TCATCGAGGCCTGCATGGATGCTGAGCTGAATGAGTTCCCCCTGCGTATGAGGGACTGGCTGAAGAACGTTCTGGTCACCCTGTACGAGCGCGATGAGGAGAACAACCTCCTGACTGAGAAGCAGACGCTCAGA GTGAAGAAGATCTATGAGAATGAGAAGAGACTGCAGGCTGGAGAGCACTCCCTGGACCTGCTGGCCCACGACTTTGACAAGAACTACAACATGTACATTTTCCCCGTCCACTGGCAGTTCGGTCAGCTGGACCAGCACCCCGTCGACGG GTTCCTGTCCCACACAGAGCTGGCCCCCCTGCGCGCCCCTCTCATCCCCATGGAGCACTGCACCACTCGTTTCTTCGAGCAGTGTGACGCTGACAATGACAAGTACATCGccctggaggagtgggccaactGCTTCAGCATCAAGGAGC AGGATGTCAACAAGGACCTTGTCATCTAA